The following DNA comes from Salminus brasiliensis chromosome 21, fSalBra1.hap2, whole genome shotgun sequence.
AGCTCTACCATTGGCTACAAAGTGTGAGAACCTCCAGCGAGCCCAAGACCCACACATTCATATGGAGATTTGGGAGTATAAATAGAGGAGACTCAGCCAGTGCAGATCAGACTCACTCTACACACAGAGATCTACAGCACTGAGATCTACAGACATGGCTCCTGCAATCACTTCAGCACCGACCATCTCAAAGGAGCTCCTACACCTGAACAACAAGGTAAATTTAGAACCtcataaaatacagaaaaatgaCCATTCTTGATATTCTCCATTAATGATCATCACTAGTTTGGGTCCAGTTCACTAACCATGTTCTCCTTCTGTATCTGCAGTTGAGAAAGCCAGTGGTGGAGAAGATGCGCAGAGATCGCATCAACAGCAGCATTGAGCAGCTCAAGACTCTCCTGGCTTTAGAGTTCCTCAACCAGCAGCCCGACTCCAAGCTGGAGAAAGCAGATATCCTGGAGATGACTGTAAGCGTCCTGAGACGACAGCAGTCTGCAGTCTCCTCCAGCTCAGCAGCTATCAATCAAGGCTTCTCCAGATGTGTCCATGAGATTGTGAACTTCTTGTCCAAAGATGAGGTGAAGACACACTCTCAGAGAAAACTGCTGAACCACTTCCAGAACCTGCAGCCCTCAACAGACAAGAAATGGAGGGAAAGTGTTCTCCCTCAAGACCAGCAGACCATCAGCCAAGAGAAGAGCGCCCTCTGGAGGCCCTGGTAGATGCCTTCAGAAGGAGATTAACTACAGCAGCTGAATATAAGAGAGTACAAGTGTCTATATTAGACCTCTGTAGTGaagctgtgtgtttttcctTTGCTACAAAAGACTGTTGCTTATTTCTCTTTTGGGGAAAATGTGAAACTTTAAAAGCTCCAGTGAGTTTGAATCTTCTCTGAGGATTTCATGTGAATCACATGATCTACTGAAACTTTCCACTTCAGAAGAATTCAGATGTTTCTTCTAAGAAGGAGAGTGATGACACTGTCTGAGATAATATCAGACCTTTATAATGAAGCATGGATGAGTGTGAAGCTCTGTCACACTTCATTCACACTGAAGCTCTgtttcatttttctgtttttctgaaacATCAATCTGAAACTATTTCCACTGAAATCTCTGTTCATTAGTGAACAGCTGCAGTTCATACTGAACAGCTCAGCATTTCCTATAGAAATGATTCAGCTCTTGTTGTCCTACAACAACATTCCTTTAGATCTTCTCATATTGAGAAGCTTTTCTATAGTTTGAAGTCTTCTTTaagtttgtgtgtttgtcttttgtAAAGACAGATTTGTTAAACCATGGTCTGTATGTTGCAGAATTCTAATGTTGTGATATATTATCACAAATCATATCTATGGAAATCAAATGATGAATTTCATCAGCTTTGTTCTTCTGAATATTTCAGAATCTGTCTTTTGTAAAGACTTCTTTACTTTGTTAAACCATGTTCTCTATCTTGAAGAATTTGTGTGGAAATTATGATCTCTGCATGTTGCAGAATTTGAATACTGTCATATATTATAACACATTATAGAAATCTATAAAAATAAACTGCTAATTTGATCACATTCCTCTCGTTGTGAACTTGCTTTCTTCCATGTTAAAGACCAGGACATCATGATCTGATTGAACTCAGATTCTGAATATATAAAGGTAGAACTTGTTGAGTAGGTACTTGGCTATGGGACgttcaaagaaaagaaaaggtctATTCTAGTCATTATTTAAAGTGAAATCTCAGGTAGAAAAAAGTAATCCAAGATCATGAGACTTACGGAATTGTTTCGTTGATACAGGGCAGTTCATCCAATTAAATCTCAGGATTCAGTAAATGAGGATTTTCCAGCTTTAATGGACAGAGATGTAGTTTTTCTAAATTCTCTGACAGTGAAGTGGGTTTTAAACACAGCAGTATGTAGTAAAGAGTGAATTTATGCAGTGCAGGAGTCCTCAATCCTGGCCCTGGAGATCTACTGTCCTGCAAAGTTTATTTCCCATCTTTATCTAACACACCTTCAGGGGTATCTGAATATTAGAGCCAGGTGTTTTGAATCTGAACTCTTGAAAATAATAGATCTCCACGACCAGGAATGAACCCCCCTGCTGTAAACATCTTACCAAATCCCTTCAGCCATCTACATTTTAAATGGAGTGAATGTGCAGTAATGAGCTACAGTACattaaaatagaaaacacaGTAGAGATTTGTGAGTCAAGTTAAAATGAGCATTTAAATGGACACACTTTTATTATTCAGGCTTCCATGGATGATTAATGTGTTGGAAATCTATGATCAGAAGAAACTAATTACCTCCACAGGTTAGTTATGTATGAAGAAGAGTTCCAAAGAGTTTAGTTCAGCTAATGCACACTTACACTATTCCACATTTCATATTTACAGTACTGGCTTTAACcttcaaaaacaaacatgtaCAAATAATTTTAGATTGTCGCATCACTTTAAGTATGAAACTGTGCTCCAACCATAAAGCCAATCCATTTACTGACGTGTGCAAACAGTGGAGAACATCCTCGTCGAAATTCAGTTCTAACCTTCCTATAATGAATATTTACCTCCATTTAAGAGGGAAACTACTGTGAGAAGTGACATCACATCTCAGCCAGTGAGCGTCTTTCCCTCCAGATGGTGAGTGACGTCACACTCTGTctccaacacaacacaccgtcTTCAACCATCACTAATGATCCATTCAGCTCTCTGCAGCTTTTGTCCTGCACTGATCTCAGCACAGAGGACTTAGTGTGGGAAAGTCCGACACGGCCTCTACTCACACTGACCAGCATCTACAAACACATCTGCTCGCTCTGGAGCTCCAGAACTGACAGAATACTGATtcaccatttattattatataaagttACCAAACAATCTTCACAACAAATCCCTCCAATAAACCTTTTTATAACAAACCCAAGAgtttaaaagcatttcactgtggataaaAAGTGTTAAATTAATAATGAACACTAATATCCCAGTAATGATGTAAACTGTGTAACGAGAGGATCAGTGATTAAAAATCAGAATGATAAGAACTGCAGCTGTTTGATTTATAAATGATACTAATGATGATTCTGATGATATGAGGATCTACAGTATAGataaaatatctacatacagAGCTATAAACCTATACAGTGAAAGAGGAGGGTTTGTGGTGAAACACACTTCTGCTGTCCCTGAATTCAAACCTCTTATAAGTCAGGGAACTCACATACTGCAACCATAACAGAAGCTTTTACTGGTTTGAGGAGAGCTGGAGATGCTTAGTGACTCAGTAAATTCCATAAAAGGTCAGAGTTTCCTCAACCCTAAAGAACTGACAACCATACCTCTCATTGGCTTTATCATGAGCAGCTCTTCT
Coding sequences within:
- the LOC140543057 gene encoding transcription factor HES-5-like; this translates as MAPAITSAPTISKELLHLNNKLRKPVVEKMRRDRINSSIEQLKTLLALEFLNQQPDSKLEKADILEMTVSVLRRQQSAVSSSSAAINQGFSRCVHEIVNFLSKDEVKTHSQRKLLNHFQNLQPSTDKKWRESVLPQDQQTISQEKSALWRPW